In Archocentrus centrarchus isolate MPI-CPG fArcCen1 unplaced genomic scaffold, fArcCen1 scaffold_50_ctg1, whole genome shotgun sequence, one DNA window encodes the following:
- the macroh2a2 gene encoding core histone macro-H2A.2 isoform X2, protein MSDVLHICRRLEPTLKKKRRSMSARGGKKKATKLSRSARAGVIFPVGRMMRYLRTGTHKYRIGMGAPVYMAAVIEYLAAEILELAGNAARDNKKGRITPRHIKLAVANDEELNQLLRGVTISNGGVLPRIHPELLSKKRGGRVKVDSQASVPDKQEERSKSKKPIKTFKKVKGKRGRKPKSTDNDKEAVPNSTVEDSPGDGFTILSAKSLFLGQKLSLTESEMSKIGTIKVEGIINPTNAEMDLKDGVGNALEKAGGREFLEGVKELRKAQGPLEVASVAVSQASGMAARFIIHCNIPQWGSEKCEDQLEKTVKNCLSAAEEKKLKSVAFPSLPAGRNGFPKQTAAQLILKAISNHFVSSTSSSLKNIYFVLFDSESIGIYLQEMAKLDAK, encoded by the exons ATGTCTGATGTGTTACACATATGCAGGAGATTGGAGCCTACATTGAAAAAGAAGCGG AGAAGCATGTCAGCcagaggaggaaagaagaaGGCCACCAAGCTGTCCCGTTCAGCCAGAGCGGGTGTCATCTTCCCAGTGGGGCGGATGATGAGGTATCTGCGCACTGGCACACACAAATATCGCATTGGCATGGGGGCTCCTGTGTACATGGCAGCTGTCATCGAGTACCTGGCAG CTGAGATTTTGGAGTTGGCAGGAAATGCAGCACGGGACAACAAGAAAGGCAGAATAACTCCAAGGCATATCAAGCTGGCTGTGGCCAATGATGAGGAGCTTAACCAG CTTCTGCGAGGAGTGACTATATCAAATGGAGGGGTTCTGCCTCGGATCCATCCAGAGCTGCTGTCCAAGAAGAGGGGAGGCCGAGTGAAAGTGGACAGCCAGGCATCTGTCCCAGATAAGCAGGAAGAACGCTCAAAGAGCAAGAAACCCATCAAAACCTTCAAAAAGGTTAAAGGCAAACGAGGGCGCAAGCCAAAG AGCACAGATAATGACAAAGAGGCTGTACCAAACTCCACAGTGGAAGACAGTCCAGGAGACGGATTCACCATCCTATCAGCAAAGAGTCTGTTCCTCGGACAAAAA CTTTCACTAACAGAAAGTGAAATGAGTAAAATTGGAACAATCAAGGTGGAGGGAATTATTAACCCAACAAATGCGGAAATGGACCTCAAAGATGGCGTGG GCAATGCCCTGGAGAAAGCTGGAGGTCGAGAGTTCCTGGAGGGAGTTAAGGAGCTGAGGAAAGCACAAGGGCCTTTGGAGGTGGCATCAG TGGCAGTGAGCCAGGCCAGTGGGATGGCAGCCCGCTTCATCATCCACTGTAACATCCCTCAGTGGGGCTCAGAGAAGTGTGAGGACCAGCTAGAGAAGACAGTGAAGAACTGCctctcagcagcagaggagaagaagCTCAAGTCTGTGGCTTTTCCCTCACTGCCTGCTGGACG GAATGGATTCCCGAAGCAAACAGCCGCTCAGCTTATCCTCAAGGCCATCTCCAACCACTTTGTGTCATCTACCAGCTCCTCTctgaaaaacatttactttGTGCTGTTTGACAGTGAGAGCATTGGAATATACCTTCAGGAAATGGCCAAGCTGGACGCCAAATGA
- the macroh2a2 gene encoding core histone macro-H2A.2 isoform X1 — translation MSARGGKKKATKLSRSARAGVIFPVGRMMRYLRTGTHKYRIGMGAPVYMAAVIEYLAAEILELAGNAARDNKKGRITPRHIKLAVANDEELNQLLRGVTISNGGVLPRIHPELLSKKRGGRVKVDSQASVPDKQEERSKSKKPIKTFKKVKGKRGRKPKSTDNDKEAVPNSTVEDSPGDGFTILSAKSLFLGQKLSLTESEMSKIGTIKVEGIINPTNAEMDLKDGVGNALEKAGGREFLEGVKELRKAQGPLEVASVAVSQASGMAARFIIHCNIPQWGSEKCEDQLEKTVKNCLSAAEEKKLKSVAFPSLPAGRNGFPKQTAAQLILKAISNHFVSSTSSSLKNIYFVLFDSESIGIYLQEMAKLDAK, via the exons ATGTCAGCcagaggaggaaagaagaaGGCCACCAAGCTGTCCCGTTCAGCCAGAGCGGGTGTCATCTTCCCAGTGGGGCGGATGATGAGGTATCTGCGCACTGGCACACACAAATATCGCATTGGCATGGGGGCTCCTGTGTACATGGCAGCTGTCATCGAGTACCTGGCAG CTGAGATTTTGGAGTTGGCAGGAAATGCAGCACGGGACAACAAGAAAGGCAGAATAACTCCAAGGCATATCAAGCTGGCTGTGGCCAATGATGAGGAGCTTAACCAG CTTCTGCGAGGAGTGACTATATCAAATGGAGGGGTTCTGCCTCGGATCCATCCAGAGCTGCTGTCCAAGAAGAGGGGAGGCCGAGTGAAAGTGGACAGCCAGGCATCTGTCCCAGATAAGCAGGAAGAACGCTCAAAGAGCAAGAAACCCATCAAAACCTTCAAAAAGGTTAAAGGCAAACGAGGGCGCAAGCCAAAG AGCACAGATAATGACAAAGAGGCTGTACCAAACTCCACAGTGGAAGACAGTCCAGGAGACGGATTCACCATCCTATCAGCAAAGAGTCTGTTCCTCGGACAAAAA CTTTCACTAACAGAAAGTGAAATGAGTAAAATTGGAACAATCAAGGTGGAGGGAATTATTAACCCAACAAATGCGGAAATGGACCTCAAAGATGGCGTGG GCAATGCCCTGGAGAAAGCTGGAGGTCGAGAGTTCCTGGAGGGAGTTAAGGAGCTGAGGAAAGCACAAGGGCCTTTGGAGGTGGCATCAG TGGCAGTGAGCCAGGCCAGTGGGATGGCAGCCCGCTTCATCATCCACTGTAACATCCCTCAGTGGGGCTCAGAGAAGTGTGAGGACCAGCTAGAGAAGACAGTGAAGAACTGCctctcagcagcagaggagaagaagCTCAAGTCTGTGGCTTTTCCCTCACTGCCTGCTGGACG GAATGGATTCCCGAAGCAAACAGCCGCTCAGCTTATCCTCAAGGCCATCTCCAACCACTTTGTGTCATCTACCAGCTCCTCTctgaaaaacatttactttGTGCTGTTTGACAGTGAGAGCATTGGAATATACCTTCAGGAAATGGCCAAGCTGGACGCCAAATGA
- the macroh2a2 gene encoding core histone macro-H2A.2 isoform X3, whose protein sequence is MSARGGKKKATKLSRSARAGVIFPVGRMMRYLRTGTHKYRIGMGAPVYMAAVIEYLAAEILELAGNAARDNKKGRITPRHIKLAVANDEELNQLLRGVTISNGGVLPRIHPELLSKKRGGRVKVDSQASVPDKQEERSKSKKPIKTFKKVKGKRGRKPKSTDNDKEAVPNSTVEDSPGDGFTILSAKSLFLGQKLSLTESEMSKIGTIKVEGIINPTNAEMDLKDGVGNALEKAGGREFLEGVKELRKAQGPLEVASVAVSQASGMAARFIIHCNIPQWGSEKCEDQLEKTVKNCLSAAEEKKLKSVAFPSLPAGR, encoded by the exons ATGTCAGCcagaggaggaaagaagaaGGCCACCAAGCTGTCCCGTTCAGCCAGAGCGGGTGTCATCTTCCCAGTGGGGCGGATGATGAGGTATCTGCGCACTGGCACACACAAATATCGCATTGGCATGGGGGCTCCTGTGTACATGGCAGCTGTCATCGAGTACCTGGCAG CTGAGATTTTGGAGTTGGCAGGAAATGCAGCACGGGACAACAAGAAAGGCAGAATAACTCCAAGGCATATCAAGCTGGCTGTGGCCAATGATGAGGAGCTTAACCAG CTTCTGCGAGGAGTGACTATATCAAATGGAGGGGTTCTGCCTCGGATCCATCCAGAGCTGCTGTCCAAGAAGAGGGGAGGCCGAGTGAAAGTGGACAGCCAGGCATCTGTCCCAGATAAGCAGGAAGAACGCTCAAAGAGCAAGAAACCCATCAAAACCTTCAAAAAGGTTAAAGGCAAACGAGGGCGCAAGCCAAAG AGCACAGATAATGACAAAGAGGCTGTACCAAACTCCACAGTGGAAGACAGTCCAGGAGACGGATTCACCATCCTATCAGCAAAGAGTCTGTTCCTCGGACAAAAA CTTTCACTAACAGAAAGTGAAATGAGTAAAATTGGAACAATCAAGGTGGAGGGAATTATTAACCCAACAAATGCGGAAATGGACCTCAAAGATGGCGTGG GCAATGCCCTGGAGAAAGCTGGAGGTCGAGAGTTCCTGGAGGGAGTTAAGGAGCTGAGGAAAGCACAAGGGCCTTTGGAGGTGGCATCAG TGGCAGTGAGCCAGGCCAGTGGGATGGCAGCCCGCTTCATCATCCACTGTAACATCCCTCAGTGGGGCTCAGAGAAGTGTGAGGACCAGCTAGAGAAGACAGTGAAGAACTGCctctcagcagcagaggagaagaagCTCAAGTCTGTGGCTTTTCCCTCACTGCCTGCTGGACGGTGA